A window from Osmia lignaria lignaria isolate PbOS001 chromosome 8, iyOsmLign1, whole genome shotgun sequence encodes these proteins:
- the LOC117606543 gene encoding uncharacterized protein LOC117606543 isoform X2, translating into MRMQPGVTVVLATVWLYANVVGTASLNSSRFSLDQYSPLAPQHELYQRVPIGSRRSSSTSTASPLQSFKTNYLDKDSLHSKSKGNSGGDDDDFSPLVEDKQRRKKFTEQKIDGGGTKDSEQPSLALSELEDPFIADDTFQDQGPGSMEIYKLDLLRLYPLNHVPLTRYLLKGKGKTPKKTSQADWKAKTTDYKSTSPKMFYKQSNSFDDLSTEVPPNSDPFSIGGVPELQVGCEGLAATKYKQKRSIDSGGRDKAPIAAMDTWPGVTPISLDMYDFSSVEEEEDEMDELVRLKKLETTTKGIKQNRGDMEATRYSDSDDKGRPEKLPVRGDLGKSNGQNSTGGDQKTAGEGSNSDIAKREAFEEEEAKSADSLVPAHQRRRILWLDDSVADEQLRTEGRSKRQIWGFGEDEGVVSSDELQTENQRRRQDYERRRKEEERRRLEEARRRGHVENRTNSEVERIKQEYERSLQERTRQEEERQRRLQQEARRTSSRWQSPEEHRERPQELVASPRRYESYPHTSTYDEERRHQEAEAMRRRDWETERRRQQELDRRHLEQRRREWMLKRRQEEEDERRRQQARNEPSNLLYAMRAASNESGPYYVDPERRFREQQEREREEKLKEYMQRNRPINPADRQREEEIRRRQDEERRRIEEERKLQEYIRRNQPVHVTSGNGSSVDQRKKMDDWSRAYNWSRYPGQGNGRRNHGPSAPTNIDPRSFVEERRRKEASRRTEEDRIRERERLEEEQLRKEALRREEEARRLQSRRYEEQRKRLEAARRDADRRRKELMEEQARRSQAGRTRSENTRHGYDDRARLEELRRRQDTSLIPANLVLNESRRTMEQDRQRQEQDRQRYEQERWRLEAERRRQEDSRAKQGREHEQRRRQEEARLNALPVSARIIVHPAQSSSSPRLSSRTGFDGDIDFPGVNPYRRGVEVPNFPAAATRRPPVQSPPACVWAVVQCCPFNTNRLVTCFESMGCPGVNWDPNPCRGSITKAARQQITKFYAESEEENRGL; encoded by the exons GAGAATGCAGCCAGGGGTGACAGTGGTTCTGGCCACGGTCTGGCTCTACGCGAACGTGGTGGGGACAGCCAGCCTCAACTCCTCTCGCTTTTCTCTCGATCAATACTCCCCTTTGGCCCCGCAGCATGAGCTTTACCAACGAGTTCCGATCGGCTCGCGAAGGTCGAGCTCTACCAGCACCG CATCCCCGTTGCAGTCCTTCAAGACCAACTACCTCGACAAGGATTCGTTGCACTCGAAGAGCAAGGGTAACAGCGGCGGCGACGATGACGATTTTTCACCTTTAGTCGAAGACAAGCAGCGTCGTAAAAAGTTCACGGAGCAGAAAATTGATGGGGGAGGGACAAAGGATTCGGAGCAGCCATCCTTGGCTCTGTCCGAATTGGAGGATCCTTTCATAGCCGACGACACGTTTCAAGATCAAGGACCAGGCTCCATGGAGATATACAAATTGGACCTGCTCAGACTCTATCCGTTAAACCATGTGCCCCTGACGAGGTACCTGCTAAAGGGCAAAGGTAAGACACCTAAGAAGACGAGCCAAGCGGACTGGAAGGCTAAGACGACGGACTACAAGTCAACCAGCCCGAAGATGTTCTACAAACAATCCAACTCTTTCGACGATTTAAGCACAGAGGTGCCTCCGAACAGCGACCCGTTCAGCATAGGCGGTGTACCGGAGTTGCAAGTGGGTTGCGAGGGTCTGGCCGCTACAAAATACAAGCAGAAGAGGTCTATAGACTCTGGTGGTAGAGACAAGGCTCCCATAGCAGCCATGGACACGTGGCCAGGTGTAACACCCATCTCCCTGGACATGTACGACTTCTCCTCGGttgaggaggaggaggacgagATGGATGAACTGGTGAGGCTGAAGAAGTTGGAGACCACCACGAAGGGGATCAAACAGAACAGAGGGGACATGGAGGCGACTCGTTATTCGGACTCCGACGACAAAGGGCGACCCGAGAAATTGCCCGTCCGTGGGGACTTGGGCAAGTCGAATGGTCAGAACTCGACCGGCGGTGATCAGAAGACGGCCGGAGAGGGTTCTAATTCTGATATAGCTAAACGTGAAGCTTTCGAAGAGGAGGAAGCGAAGTCGGCCGACAGTTTGGTACCGGCTCATCAGCGTCGCAGGATACTGTGGCTCGACGACTCTGTCGCTGATGAGCAACTTCGGACCGAAGGTCGTTCGAAGCGTCAGATCTGGGGCTTCGGTGAGGACGAGGGCGTAGTGTCGAGCGACGAACTACAGACGGAGAATCAACGACGAAGACAGGACTACGAGCGAAGGAGGAAGGAAGAGGAGAGGAGGAGGCTCGAGGAGGCGCGAAGACGAGGTCACGTTGAGAATCGAACTAATTCCGAGGTAGAAAGGATCAAGCAGGAGTATGAGAGATCTCTTCAGGAAAGAACGAGGCAAGAAGAAGAGAGACAGCGACGGCTACAGCAGGAGGCGCGAAGAACATCCAGCAGGTGGCAGTCGCCTGAAGAACACCGAGAGCGTCCGCAGGAATTGGTTGCCTCTCCCAGAAGATATGAATCTTATCCTCATACCTCCACCTACGATGAAGAAAGGAGGCACCAGGAGGCGGAGGCCATGAGAAGACGTGATTGGGAAACTGAAAGAAGACGACAGCAGGAGTTGGACAGAAGACACCTAGAGCAGAGAAGGAGGGAGTGGATGCTGAAGAgaagacaagaagaagaagatgagagAAGGAGACAACAGGCTAGAAACGAACCCTCTAACTTATTGTACGCCATGCGGGCAGCCTCCAACGAGAGCGGACCCTACTATGTAGATCCTGAGAGAAGATTCAGAGAGCAGCAGGAGAGGGAACGCGAGGAGAAGCTGAAGGAATACATGCAACGCAATCGACCGATTAATCCTGCAGATAGacagagagaagaagaaattcGAAGGAGGCAGGACGAAGAGCGCAGACGGATAGAGGAGGAGCGCAAGTTGCAGGAGTACATTCGTCGAAATCAGCCAGTGCATGTGACGAGCGGGAACGGAAGTTCCGTGGATCAAAGGAAGAAAATGGACGACTGGTCGAGGGCGTATAATTGGTCAAGGTATCCCGGCCAGGGTAACGGAAGAAGAAATCACGGCCCATCGGCTCCGACGAATATTGATCCCCGAAGCTTCGTGGAGGAGAGAAGAAGGAAGGAGGCATCGAGGAGGACGGAGGAGGATAGGATCCGCGAGAGGGAAAGGCTGGAAGAGGAGCAACTGAGGAAAGAGGCTTTGAGACGAGAAGAAGAGGCGAGAAGGTTGCAGTCAAGGCGATACGAAGAGCAACGGAAGAGACTGGAGGCTGCGAGACGGGACGCGGACAGGAGAAGGAAAGAATTGATGGAGGAACAGGCTAGAAGAAGTCAAGCTGGAAGAACGAGGTCAGAGAACACGAGACACGGCTACGACGATCGCGCGAGGCTCGAGGAGCTCAGGAGGAGACAAGACACGAGTCTTATTCCAGCCAATTTAGTCCTGAACGAGTCCAGAAGGACCATGGAGCAAGACAGGCAGCGGCAGGAGCAGGACAGACAGCGATATGAGCAAGAAAGATGGAGGCTCGAGGCTGAAAGGAGGAGGCAAGAGGATAGCAG AGCGAAGCAGGGAAGGGAACACGAGCAACGGAGACGACAGGAAGAGGCCAGACTGAACGCACTTCCCGTGAGCGCAAGAATAATAGTTCACCCGGCACAGTCTTCCTCCTCGCCTCGCCTGTCATCGAGAACGGGTTTCGACGGCGATATCGATTTTCCG
- the LOC117606543 gene encoding uncharacterized protein LOC117606543 isoform X3: protein MQPGVTVVLATVWLYANVVGTASLNSSRFSLDQYSPLAPQHELYQRVPIGSRRSSSTSTASPLQSFKTNYLDKDSLHSKSKGNSGGDDDDFSPLVEDKQRRKKFTEQKIDGGGTKDSEQPSLALSELEDPFIADDTFQDQGPGSMEIYKLDLLRLYPLNHVPLTRYLLKGKGKTPKKTSQADWKAKTTDYKSTSPKMFYKQSNSFDDLSTEVPPNSDPFSIGGVPELQVGCEGLAATKYKQKRSIDSGGRDKAPIAAMDTWPGVTPISLDMYDFSSVEEEEDEMDELVRLKKLETTTKGIKQNRGDMEATRYSDSDDKGRPEKLPVRGDLGKSNGQNSTGGDQKTAGEGSNSDIAKREAFEEEEAKSADSLVPAHQRRRILWLDDSVADEQLRTEGRSKRQIWGFGEDEGVVSSDELQTENQRRRQDYERRRKEEERRRLEEARRRGHVENRTNSEVERIKQEYERSLQERTRQEEERQRRLQQEARRTSSRWQSPEEHRERPQELVASPRRYESYPHTSTYDEERRHQEAEAMRRRDWETERRRQQELDRRHLEQRRREWMLKRRQEEEDERRRQQARNEPSNLLYAMRAASNESGPYYVDPERRFREQQEREREEKLKEYMQRNRPINPADRQREEEIRRRQDEERRRIEEERKLQEYIRRNQPVHVTSGNGSSVDQRKKMDDWSRAYNWSRYPGQGNGRRNHGPSAPTNIDPRSFVEERRRKEASRRTEEDRIRERERLEEEQLRKEALRREEEARRLQSRRYEEQRKRLEAARRDADRRRKELMEEQARRSQAGRTRSENTRHGYDDRARLEELRRRQDTSLIPANLVLNESRRTMEQDRQRQEQDRQRYEQERWRLEAERRRQEDSRAKQGREHEQRRRQEEARLNALPVSARIIVHPAQSSSSPRLSSRTGFDGDIDFPGVNPYRRGVEVPNFPAAATRRPPVQSPPACVWAVVQCCPFNTNRLVTCFESMGCPGVNWDPNPCRGSITKAARQQITKFYAESEEENRGL from the exons ATGCAGCCAGGGGTGACAGTGGTTCTGGCCACGGTCTGGCTCTACGCGAACGTGGTGGGGACAGCCAGCCTCAACTCCTCTCGCTTTTCTCTCGATCAATACTCCCCTTTGGCCCCGCAGCATGAGCTTTACCAACGAGTTCCGATCGGCTCGCGAAGGTCGAGCTCTACCAGCACCG CATCCCCGTTGCAGTCCTTCAAGACCAACTACCTCGACAAGGATTCGTTGCACTCGAAGAGCAAGGGTAACAGCGGCGGCGACGATGACGATTTTTCACCTTTAGTCGAAGACAAGCAGCGTCGTAAAAAGTTCACGGAGCAGAAAATTGATGGGGGAGGGACAAAGGATTCGGAGCAGCCATCCTTGGCTCTGTCCGAATTGGAGGATCCTTTCATAGCCGACGACACGTTTCAAGATCAAGGACCAGGCTCCATGGAGATATACAAATTGGACCTGCTCAGACTCTATCCGTTAAACCATGTGCCCCTGACGAGGTACCTGCTAAAGGGCAAAGGTAAGACACCTAAGAAGACGAGCCAAGCGGACTGGAAGGCTAAGACGACGGACTACAAGTCAACCAGCCCGAAGATGTTCTACAAACAATCCAACTCTTTCGACGATTTAAGCACAGAGGTGCCTCCGAACAGCGACCCGTTCAGCATAGGCGGTGTACCGGAGTTGCAAGTGGGTTGCGAGGGTCTGGCCGCTACAAAATACAAGCAGAAGAGGTCTATAGACTCTGGTGGTAGAGACAAGGCTCCCATAGCAGCCATGGACACGTGGCCAGGTGTAACACCCATCTCCCTGGACATGTACGACTTCTCCTCGGttgaggaggaggaggacgagATGGATGAACTGGTGAGGCTGAAGAAGTTGGAGACCACCACGAAGGGGATCAAACAGAACAGAGGGGACATGGAGGCGACTCGTTATTCGGACTCCGACGACAAAGGGCGACCCGAGAAATTGCCCGTCCGTGGGGACTTGGGCAAGTCGAATGGTCAGAACTCGACCGGCGGTGATCAGAAGACGGCCGGAGAGGGTTCTAATTCTGATATAGCTAAACGTGAAGCTTTCGAAGAGGAGGAAGCGAAGTCGGCCGACAGTTTGGTACCGGCTCATCAGCGTCGCAGGATACTGTGGCTCGACGACTCTGTCGCTGATGAGCAACTTCGGACCGAAGGTCGTTCGAAGCGTCAGATCTGGGGCTTCGGTGAGGACGAGGGCGTAGTGTCGAGCGACGAACTACAGACGGAGAATCAACGACGAAGACAGGACTACGAGCGAAGGAGGAAGGAAGAGGAGAGGAGGAGGCTCGAGGAGGCGCGAAGACGAGGTCACGTTGAGAATCGAACTAATTCCGAGGTAGAAAGGATCAAGCAGGAGTATGAGAGATCTCTTCAGGAAAGAACGAGGCAAGAAGAAGAGAGACAGCGACGGCTACAGCAGGAGGCGCGAAGAACATCCAGCAGGTGGCAGTCGCCTGAAGAACACCGAGAGCGTCCGCAGGAATTGGTTGCCTCTCCCAGAAGATATGAATCTTATCCTCATACCTCCACCTACGATGAAGAAAGGAGGCACCAGGAGGCGGAGGCCATGAGAAGACGTGATTGGGAAACTGAAAGAAGACGACAGCAGGAGTTGGACAGAAGACACCTAGAGCAGAGAAGGAGGGAGTGGATGCTGAAGAgaagacaagaagaagaagatgagagAAGGAGACAACAGGCTAGAAACGAACCCTCTAACTTATTGTACGCCATGCGGGCAGCCTCCAACGAGAGCGGACCCTACTATGTAGATCCTGAGAGAAGATTCAGAGAGCAGCAGGAGAGGGAACGCGAGGAGAAGCTGAAGGAATACATGCAACGCAATCGACCGATTAATCCTGCAGATAGacagagagaagaagaaattcGAAGGAGGCAGGACGAAGAGCGCAGACGGATAGAGGAGGAGCGCAAGTTGCAGGAGTACATTCGTCGAAATCAGCCAGTGCATGTGACGAGCGGGAACGGAAGTTCCGTGGATCAAAGGAAGAAAATGGACGACTGGTCGAGGGCGTATAATTGGTCAAGGTATCCCGGCCAGGGTAACGGAAGAAGAAATCACGGCCCATCGGCTCCGACGAATATTGATCCCCGAAGCTTCGTGGAGGAGAGAAGAAGGAAGGAGGCATCGAGGAGGACGGAGGAGGATAGGATCCGCGAGAGGGAAAGGCTGGAAGAGGAGCAACTGAGGAAAGAGGCTTTGAGACGAGAAGAAGAGGCGAGAAGGTTGCAGTCAAGGCGATACGAAGAGCAACGGAAGAGACTGGAGGCTGCGAGACGGGACGCGGACAGGAGAAGGAAAGAATTGATGGAGGAACAGGCTAGAAGAAGTCAAGCTGGAAGAACGAGGTCAGAGAACACGAGACACGGCTACGACGATCGCGCGAGGCTCGAGGAGCTCAGGAGGAGACAAGACACGAGTCTTATTCCAGCCAATTTAGTCCTGAACGAGTCCAGAAGGACCATGGAGCAAGACAGGCAGCGGCAGGAGCAGGACAGACAGCGATATGAGCAAGAAAGATGGAGGCTCGAGGCTGAAAGGAGGAGGCAAGAGGATAGCAG AGCGAAGCAGGGAAGGGAACACGAGCAACGGAGACGACAGGAAGAGGCCAGACTGAACGCACTTCCCGTGAGCGCAAGAATAATAGTTCACCCGGCACAGTCTTCCTCCTCGCCTCGCCTGTCATCGAGAACGGGTTTCGACGGCGATATCGATTTTCCG